The segment TGAGAACGAGAACTGAGGTTGAGGTGAATACTGAAAATCttaaagattttaaaatttgataaaGGCAGGTGGGAATTTAGGCGTCACTAAATAATCAGGAAATGGTCGGCAAGATTTGCCTAGATTTCTCTATCATTCACGTAAACAGTCAGGTTCCATACGAATGCTAATATTAGGTACTGTTAGCTAAAACATCTCATTTAATTACTCGTCCTATCCACATCTGCTATCGCTAGATACCAGTTATCTATCGAAGTAAACAATCCGGCCGGTTTCGACACGAATGGCAACTGGCAACATTACTGTTGCTAAAATATCGTCGAACGACCTCGGCTGGGAATAGCAACAACGGTAGAAGGACGACTCATCTGCCTGACGACTCAAGAACGGTGGCAAAGTAGGAAGAAAATGTTATGTTGGATGAGTAACTGTGTTCTTCGATAATGGATTAagtatataaagaaaaaataaatgtacgtAGGCATAATCAGTCGCAtcgtcttcctcgcgttgtcccggcattttgccacggctcatgggagcgtggggtccgcttgacaactaatcccaagatttggcgtaggtactagtttttacgaaagcgactgccatctgaccttccaacccagagggtaaactaggcctttttgggattagtcaggtttcctcacgatgtttaccttcaccgaaaagcgactggtaaatatcataaTCATACCTAGACATAATCAGTATCATCATTTTAACGAATTTGACGACTTTCTATCCTAATCGGTAGAGACCCTACCCACGACGCAGGAGGCTcaaggttcaaatcctggtaagggcatataatTATGTGTTTATACTGTTTAccattgatatttgttcctgagttatggatattttctgTGCTAAACAAGTAGTTTAATAACTCGTCCCATCCACGTCTGCCATCGCGCTAGATACCAGTTATCTATCGAAGTAAACAATCCGGCCGGTTTTGACAGGGATGGTAAGTGGCAACATTACTGTCACTAAAATATCATTCGCCGACCCGAAGCTGAGATTAGCTGAAACtatgtaaggtggaggtaaggaatggaatctctatgtaccaaaaaatgtcatcaaaaaaccttgaataggtggcgctacaatacctagaatacttgaaaaaaaaaaacaaatcatagacagcacacttcactccgacaataacgcctagattcttagctactctagcgctactccggagagatttggaactattatttatagctgacagctggacaattttgcaacagttctatctaccataagagatttcactccttttaattccacactccatgtTTCAGGAAACAGAAGGACGagtcgtctgtctgtctgtctagtCAGGAACGGTGGCAAATTAGGAAGATAGCATAATGTATTGAAAGTACCTAAGTAACTAATTTCTACAATGTAGGCCAAACATacgttgacaaaaaaaaaatacaaatagttttcTATTGTAGAATTACAATAAAATCGTTGacaattattatttgtatcattACGAGTATCTAGAGATAATTAGCCTCTTTTAATGAATGCTATAGagaatagaaaaaatatctataggTCAACTTTGCACCAGGAATTTTCTCACCATTAAGTATAAAGTGTGTATATATGggtcaaacatatttttttgaaaaaggtTACTTCTGTGGacacaataaaagttaacgactcaaatcacatttttcttatttgagtgtATACTGGAAAATGTAtccaatcaaaaacattttcatgtaaaatattgccaagacaTAAGGCTCGcgctgtcaaaaagttatcagatctcttgtggaaccaagcttctaactctacaagccgtaacttcacaaactctacaccttagtcaaaatatataccCGTCAGATCCCGCCtgtaaataacttaaaatttagCTTTAAATTCCCTTAACTTTGTGATGTCTACAGAAACGACGCGGACAAGTTAagcatactataaaatgtgtatgacccatcTGTAACCTTATACTCTCAACCTATTACGCTAACCTAACTATCCAATTCGCGACCCTGTCGTCCATTTAAGATCAATTCCATACCTCACTAGTCGTAATTTGCgactataaaatgtgtaaagTCTTAAGGTCAGCTCAAATTGAGGATTTAACCGTGGAATGGTGTTTGGACCTGTTAGCTTGAGAGTTAAGACTCAAATGAACCTAAAGAATTTTAATTCTTTACGTAGTTTGGTATTGAGGTTGTGAACCTGTCTAGGCagtttattttaactaaatgtGCCGTTCGGATTCAGATTGCACCAGGCTAACCAGCCAAATCCTTAAGGAATCCCATCAAATtcttgatgttgagtaggaggACCTTGGGGCGATCACTCAAGGAACCAAGATGTTTTTCCTCTATGGAACCACTCCGCTGCAGTTCAGCGCCACATTAGAGGCTGTCTCTTCTCTCCCAAAATATAACCAGAGAATTAAAGGCCGAACAAAAGTTTTCTTCTTTATTTATCGCTGGTTGTAATGAACTTTAGATGGACATACTTCGCCATGACGGATTGGTAGAGAATTTGgggaataaatattattattttgttaaacatTTTGGTTTGTGTTTCATAATTAGCGACGCCTAGTCTTTCAAGATTGCATAAATGTACCGCTGAGGCCGGCTAGCTTAGAGGTCCAGAAAGTAAGCTACGTAAACTTGAGACGTTGGATTGATTTTGGCCTCCGCCACTTTCTCAGCATCTGaactttatttcagtttatatatTGGTAGAGGTTAATGCCCTCACACACGTTACATCAAGGTACATACATCAAGAAATTCCAGAACTGCTAGGATCCCCACAGTCCTATATCTGTAAATCAATATAATTAGGCCTTGAGTTCGTGTTAGCACCTCGATTACGACGTCGGCGAGCGCCCACTTTGTAGATTTCTGCATATATACATACCAATGAACGGCATGCTTCTCAATATGGCGAAGGTTTGAATTGGCAAAAGTTAGGTGTGCTTGGTTATAGTGTGATAGTAATGATAGCGTATATTTATGAGGCAACAACGTTATCATTAACCACTGGTGATATATTTAAATCCGAACAATCGATAAAAACCCATGCTATTAACTATCAGaaacagaaaattaaataattaaattaatccaATTTCAGCGATTTTACATCAGGCTGCCTTCTAAACCTGTGCTCCAAGGAATCAAACCGTTTCCTTGCTATTCTATATGAGTCACCTAGAATATCTGGTTGACTTTTCAAGGGCAGCGTGACGCAAAATCTGCCATCAGCCAAGCGTCGTGTGTTTTGCTTGAAATGTTCTTCGCACGCCTCCTCTTCTGGGGACAACACTGGTGCAGCTGGCACTTCCTCCAACTCCCAAAACTTACTTAGCTGATCGCGTATTTCTCTACTGAAACCACAATGCTCAGTTTTTGTTCTACTAGTCTTAGTAGTTAACATTGTTTTTCCTACCACTAACCAACCAAATAttgaattttgtaattttggctTATTGCGACCGAGCTCAATTTGTCCATTGCGGATTAAGTCCCAAAATATCGCACCGCCTATTAATATGTCAATTTCAGCAGGCTTGTACCAGCCTGGGTCTGCTAATGTGATATTTTGAGGGATATCAATATTCGAAATATCCACTTCCTCTGACGGTAAGGGTTTCATTATCTGAGGGAGAACGTAGGCATCAACTTGCGCACACGGTGCCTTAACACTACGATTACGCGCTTGAATAGTTACCGCGCAGTGTTTCTTGACATCAAatgaaatacttttaatacCCGTAATGTGGACGTCTATATCCTCACCCTGCATGCCTAACTTCTCCACCAGCGCCTCAGATATAAAATTAGATTGAGCACCACagtcgagcaaacaacgtgccTCATGCATTGCATTTGTTTTCTCGTTCTTAACTAAAATAACTGCAGTAGACAGCAAGACTTCGTTATCGCCGCTGACTGATAACGATATGGGCGCAGACACATACTCCTTCTCACCTCCGTCCTTCTGTTTATCCGACGTCATAGTTTTGTGTAGAAGAGTGTTGTGTTTACGCTTACAAATAACACATGGACTCGCCTTACATTGGTGCGCAAAGTGCCCACCACGGAAACAGTTAATGCAcacttttaaagtttttattaatacatttcgCTCATCGACTGACATCTGATTTAATTTTTCAcagttataaattaaatgatcACCATTACATACACGACAAACTCGcgcattaattatatttacgtTGCTCGATGTGTTAGAATCGCTCGCCGCGGCAACAAATGATTTTTGCACTTTATCCATTCGCTTATAATTAACCTGCTTATTCTCAGTTTTTTCACTAGTAGTTGTCGCTGAAATCATTTCCAACACATCGGCCCTTTGACGTAAAAACTCATAAAAATTATCTAGAGTACAGAAATAGCTTAGCGGAGAACCCTACTCTAGATAATTTTTATGAGTTTTTACGTCAAAGGGCCGATGTGTTGGAAATGATTTCAGCGACAACTACTAGTGAAAAAACTGAGAATAAGCAGGTTAATTATAAGCGAATGGATAAAGTGCAAAAATCATTTGTTGCCGTGGCGAGCGATTCTAACACATCGAGCAacgtaaatataattaatgcgCGAGTTTGTCGTGTATGTAATGGTgatcatttaatttataactgTGAAAAATTAAATCAGATGTCACGGTCGCCAAAATGTTCGATATACTCCTCAATTAAGCTCTTCTGATGAAGAATGAAGAACTCCAGGATAGtactatcgtattttttttattaacttaataactatatacagtatttttggtaatatatattatgtgtagCCGCTTCGGCTGTACGGTGCAGTCTGATGTAGGTACACGGAGCGGGGAGCCGTGACGTATGTGTGTCCTGTCACGGTCGCCAAAAATGTTCGATATACTCCTCAATTAAGCTCTTCTGATGAAGAATGAAGAACTCCAGGATAGtactatcgtattttttttattaacttaataactgTATACAGTATTTTGGAGGCCTTTACGAAGCAGCTGTCCGGTCTGCGAAATTTCATATGAAAAGGGTGGTAGGCAATACTCACTTAACTTTCGTTGTTCGCACAGATTGAGGCAGTTCTTAATTCTAGGCCCCTCTGTCCCATGTCATCCTCTCCAACCGATTTAGCACCTCTCACCCCAGGGCATTTTCTGATTGGAAGACCCCTTGTCTCGCTACCGGCACCTGATTTGCAAGATGTCAATCCTAATCGGCTTCATAGATACGCAAGGATTGAGCAAGCAAGGCAACACTTTTGGTCGAGATGGAGTCAAGAATATATCTGCGAATTGCAGCAGCGTACCCGAtggcagcagcgacgccccgacATCAAGCCCGGTCAAATGGTATTGATAAAAGACGAGGCGACTTCACCACTGAAATGGCCATTGGGACGAATACAGGCAGTGTATCCTGGAAGTGATGGCGCAAGTCGAGTTGCGGATATACTCACAACCAAAGGCACGATTCGACGAGCCATCAATAGGATCTGCCCCTTCCTTGATGAAGACAAGGCTTAAAGCCAAGGCTTTAAGAGGCGGGAGGATGTTGGCGCAACATAAGTACTCCTACGAAGACCGGTTGACGACACATGACGTCACACACATACGTCACGGCTCCCCGCTCCGTGTACCTACATCAGACTGCACCGTACAGCCGAAGCGGctacacataatatatattaccaaaaatactgtatatagttattaagttaataacaaaaatacgaTAGTACTATCCTGGAGTTCTTCATTCTTCATCAGAAGAGCTTAATTGAGGAGTATATCGAACATTTTGATATTCGAAATATCCACTTCCTCTGACGGTAAGGGTTTCATTATCTGAGGGAGAATGTAGGCATCAACTTGCGCACACGGTGCCTTAACACTACGATTACGCGCTTGAATAGTTACCGCGCAGTGTTTCTTGACATCAAACGAAATACTTTTAATACCCGTAATGTTGACGTCTATATCCTCACCCTGCATGCCTAACTTCTCCACCAGCGCCTCAGATATAAAATTAGATTGAGCACCACagtcgagcaaacaacgtgccTCATGCATTGCATTTGTTTTCTCGTTCTTAACTAAAATAACTGCAGTAGACAGCAAGACTTCGTTATCGCCGCTGACTGATAATGATATGGGCGCAGACACATACTCCTTCTCACCTCCGTCCTTCTGTTTATCCGACGTCATAGTTTTGTGTAGAAGAGTGTTGTGTTTACGCTTACAAATAACACATGGACTCGCCTTACATTGGTGTGCAAAGTGCCCACCACGGAAACAGTTAATGCAcacttttaaagtttttattaatacatttcgTTTTCTAATTGATCATGTTTCGAAACATTTGAGGGCTTTAAATAGTTTAGGGGAAAAAACAGACAACTGGGACacacttattatatttatgtttgcAAGTAAATTGGATACTGCCACATGCACGAAGTGGGAAGAGTACAGAAATAGCTTAGCGGAGAACCCTACTCTAGATAATTTTTATGAGTTTTTACGTCAAAGGGCCGATGTGTTGGAAATGATTTCAGCGACAACTACTAGTGAAAAAACTGAGAATAAGCAGGTTAATTATAAGCGAATGGATAAAGTGCAAAAATCATTTGTTGCCGCGGCGAGCGATTCTAACACATCGAGCAacgtaaatataattaatgcgCGAGTTTGTCGTGTATGTAATGGtgatcattattttaaataacagtGGTTCCATTTATTGTTAGTGCAACAGAAGTAATAAAGCAAGCTGTTTACTACTGTAATTAGTCTATTTacgtgtattttacttttccaaGCTAGTCGACAAAGTAGACTTTTACTCacacaatttaaacaaaacagCAAATTTCCAGTCGTAAGATAAAATAGTCATGTTATGCAGTAATAACCAGGCCTTACACAACATTAGCTCAAAGTGCCCGTTTTAAAACTAGATTCATTCAAAAGACCATAAAAGTAGTCGTAGGCGAAACGGAGCATCTTCTACACTTGCAACACCTCCACCTCCGTTTTATAGTTATTTTCTTGCTATAAAATGGTTAATAGGGGTCAAGTTCGAGATGGTGTTGACacctttatattaaagtattgattattatctttttttgttatttgaacTTGCATCTTGAAATTTAAATCTCATGTTTCGAGTAGCACATTGCACTCGGGATGTCGGAGAAAACCTCATTTTCttgctttgtattttttattttatttattcatttataaaaaaaaatacaatattttaagtacCTTCATCtaatttttcgccaaactgtgaaacagtttgttggcggtgCGCTCTAAAagaatatataagtatgtatgttagtaTGTTTTAAATACTTGgtctgcgtgggatgatgatgattgataaaaagtATCCTATGTCCTTCATCGGACCTCATACTATATCAGTACCAAATTTCATCAGAATCCGTTCATCGGTTTGAGCGCGAAGAGGTACCAAAGAGACAGAGTTACTTCACGTGTATACTCGTGGTTACATTTATCCTACCCATAGGACATAGAGCACTCTTATGTACGTGTTATATAGTTCAACTTTAAATATATGAGTACCTAGGTAGGAAGTTAGACCTATAAATATTAGTGGGGATTAGTAGAGATTTAGACGAAACCTGAGTTGTGGATTTTGCTGTGGTCATTGAATAAAGTAATTACTTTTCTGGCTTCCTTTTACATTTGTAATGAaaggaaatatttaaattacatcaAGTCGAGGGAGACTTGAACTTGCGACTTGTTGAAACACTGATCCTTTCGCTTACCAACTGATCTACCAAAACGTGCACGCGCTTACTGTGTAGTGTCACTTAACGTGAGCTCTACTTATCATACCTAGACGTTGGACATCTAAAAAGTACCCTAACTATATTTTTGGGTACTGataaaaggtattttatcagtctCATTTGCACTCCATCACAGAAACCCAAAATTTCTCTACGCCTAAAACAAGCTCTAAGAAAAACGTCGCATAACTTTAAACAGTAACGGCCTATCCTAAACAGATGCGTATCACCGCGGAATGTATTAGGCAACTTTACTCCAAGAGGAGCATTTGATAAAACAATTTCGGTATCTAAAATAACGGGTACTAGATACCAGATACCGGTTGGAGAAGTTTATAGGTCTATAAAACCCGCTGTGTCCCCGTGGCGAACATCGTAGCGATAGCATATTCAAATGTAATTATGCATTGTTGGGTATTTGTAATTATGTGTGAATTGTTTTGTTTAACATGTATATTTACATAAGATTACATAAGTATGAATATTGAATGGTTTAAAAGATAGTGATTATACATTTAATACGATagattagatagatagatttcaATCGTCGTCAGAGTGAATTGAGATTTCAAGAGTGATTTTAAAACACAAATGTTGCAAAATATTGATGGAAACACTAATTTGtcgacaaataaattaaaagttttttttatatttaaataattaggtGCCATACATTAAATGTAGCTTTTCCGAAaattagtaggtacttaatcaATAAACGTACTTTTCATTGAAATGCACATCTAGGAGACCATTTTTAAtacttagatatattttatatgtaacttagcttaaaaattcaaatattctgCTAAATAATGTTCACTTAGACGCACGATTTTCCCTCCAACGCTACTCGTCGCGTTTCGTAAGGAGGCCCATAAATTGGAGGTTAGTTCGTTATTACGTACAACCACGGCGATAAAACGTTATCACGGAATAACTCTACAATAACTCGTTTCACACATTTCCTAAACTTATCATTTTAAGCAAAACGGTGACAACTTTAAATTTTATCGCGATTTTTTCCAGGAATTTGTTTCATTAGTGATGTGACAACAATGACCTACCtcctaacctacctacctacctacctacgaaTTTATGAACAGTCGAATTCACAAACACTTTCACAAGCCAACGCTCCAGAAATATTTACACGTCTCTAagacactgacaataaggtcgtttaaatatatgttattaattaatataggtAATGAGTTAAttgttatgtataatatttaattttattatgtaacgaaattagttttaaatctaTATGGAATTACTTTCTGGATTAAAATGTCAtacattcattaattcattcatatatttttggaactggGGCTTGTAATCGTGTCT is part of the Cydia pomonella isolate Wapato2018A unplaced genomic scaffold, ilCydPomo1 PGA_scaffold_201, whole genome shotgun sequence genome and harbors:
- the LOC133533699 gene encoding uncharacterized protein LOC133533699 encodes the protein MTSDKQKDGGEKEYVSAPISLSVSGDNEVLLSTAVILVKNEKTNAMHEARCLLDCGAQSNFISEALVEKLGMQGEDIDVHITGIKSISFDVKKHCAVTIQARNRSVKAPCAQVDAYVLPQIMKPLPSEEVDISNIDIPQNITLADPGWYKPAEIDILIGGAIFWDLIRNGQIELGRNKPKLQNSIFGWLVVGKTMLTTKTSRTKTEHCGFSREIRDQLSKFWELEEVPAAPVLSPEEEACEEHFKQNTRRLADGRFCVTLPLKSQPDILGDSYRIARKRFDSLEHRFRRQPDVKSLKLD